A region of Ferruginibacter albus DNA encodes the following proteins:
- a CDS encoding DUF4382 domain-containing protein — protein sequence MKKTAKVASLLAIVLSLVLIFFSCSKDASLSESLTPGTQNASIYMTDAPGFFDNVMIDIRSVQVLVDTCKHDNGWGWGDDDHHGNDDHNNGSDDHCPVWDTLNITPGVYDLLSLRNGTDTLLAGGNLPDGKIVKIKIELGTNNSLVKDGVTYPLNLPTNQPSFIVVNLRGDEWDEFKPKHVRLWLDFDVQRSIVVVRNNEFFLSPFIKVFTIKTTGSINGRVTPVKDAFPVITISNSTDTAYALPNPGGEFKVRGLTAGSYSVFINSSNGYSDTTITNVNVTAGGNVALGNIKLHK from the coding sequence ATGAAAAAGACAGCCAAAGTTGCGAGCTTGCTCGCCATTGTATTATCCCTCGTTCTCATATTTTTTTCCTGCTCAAAAGATGCCTCCTTGAGTGAAAGCTTAACTCCCGGAACACAAAATGCTTCTATTTACATGACCGATGCCCCGGGCTTTTTTGATAATGTAATGATAGACATTCGCTCGGTACAGGTATTAGTAGATACTTGTAAACATGATAACGGATGGGGTTGGGGAGACGATGATCATCATGGAAACGACGATCACAATAATGGTTCTGATGATCATTGTCCGGTTTGGGATACATTAAATATTACACCCGGCGTTTATGACCTGTTAAGTTTAAGGAACGGTACGGACACCTTATTAGCCGGCGGTAATCTACCCGATGGAAAGATCGTAAAGATCAAAATTGAATTGGGAACTAATAATTCATTGGTAAAAGATGGAGTTACTTATCCATTAAATCTTCCAACCAATCAACCAAGTTTTATAGTGGTTAATTTAAGAGGAGATGAATGGGATGAATTTAAGCCAAAACATGTAAGACTATGGTTGGATTTTGATGTGCAACGTTCAATTGTAGTAGTACGTAATAATGAGTTCTTCCTTAGTCCGTTCATAAAAGTATTCACTATTAAAACTACCGGAAGTATCAATGGTAGAGTTACCCCGGTTAAAGATGCATTTCCTGTGATCACCATATCAAACAGCACGGATACAGCTTATGCTTTACCTAATCCCGGTGGCGAATTTAAGGTTAGAGGGTTAACCGCAGGAAGCTATTCTGTATTTATCAATTCTTCTAATGGTTATTCAGATACAACCATCACTAATGTAAACGTAACGGCAGGTGGAAACGTAGCATTAGGTAATATTAAACTACATAAATAA
- a CDS encoding transglutaminase domain-containing protein yields MIQVRKTIIAILFIAVSSSARSQGYKQVDDYVKKLGSLDSMNMGTIANLLTKNFPDKINKTRAIFDWIAFNISYDCKAARNSDNSKTGSEEILKTRMATAFGYAALFQDMCSVAGIRCLTVDGYSKTTTTEDDELPEGFNHSWNVVQLGQSPSEWYYVDPTWGSGYTDNDVKVFTRSFNDKYFFTDNAIFNATHFPDNTAWLLGGARGGQNKKTFFSMPGIKPQAIEFGITGVKPAQSHIKAKVGKPVQFSIDVSNKDAIGIVSLAMGDAKKRKTKQVDYSTAGSSIVFSYKFQEADEFPVSVLFNGKEVIVFWVVVEE; encoded by the coding sequence ATGATACAAGTGCGAAAAACAATAATTGCTATTCTCTTCATTGCTGTTTCTTCTTCTGCCCGATCTCAGGGGTACAAACAAGTAGATGATTATGTAAAAAAGCTAGGCTCGTTAGATTCCATGAACATGGGAACGATTGCCAATCTGCTCACTAAAAATTTTCCTGATAAAATAAATAAAACAAGAGCCATCTTTGATTGGATCGCTTTTAATATCAGCTATGATTGTAAAGCCGCCCGTAATAGTGATAACAGTAAAACTGGCAGCGAAGAAATATTAAAAACCCGTATGGCTACAGCGTTTGGCTATGCAGCCCTCTTCCAGGATATGTGTAGTGTTGCTGGCATCCGTTGTTTAACGGTGGATGGTTATTCCAAAACTACTACAACAGAAGATGATGAATTGCCGGAAGGTTTTAATCACTCGTGGAATGTGGTTCAATTAGGACAAAGTCCCAGTGAATGGTATTATGTTGATCCAACCTGGGGAAGTGGTTATACGGATAACGATGTAAAGGTTTTTACCAGGTCTTTTAATGATAAATATTTCTTTACAGATAATGCTATTTTCAATGCAACGCATTTTCCTGATAATACAGCGTGGCTATTAGGCGGTGCTCGTGGAGGTCAGAATAAAAAAACCTTTTTTTCAATGCCCGGCATAAAACCACAAGCTATTGAATTTGGAATTACAGGTGTTAAACCGGCACAATCTCATATTAAAGCCAAGGTGGGTAAGCCGGTGCAGTTTAGTATTGATGTAAGCAATAAAGATGCGATCGGTATTGTATCTCTTGCAATGGGCGATGCTAAGAAAAGAAAAACAAAACAGGTAGATTATTCTACTGCGGGCAGCAGCATTGTATTTAGCTATAAGTTCCAGGAGGCAGATGAATTTCCTGTTAGCGTATTGTTCAATGGCAAAGAAGTAATAGTGTTTTGGGTAGTAGTGGAAGAATAG
- a CDS encoding YdeI/OmpD-associated family protein, producing the protein MVRFTTTILQFAEQGEKTGWTYIELDASIAQKLKPGNKKSFRVKGKLDDHPIKGIALMPMGDGKFIMALNATIRKEIGKRKGATLKVAIEEDKEETTVPQELLECLQDEPKAFENFKKLTKGHQNYYGNWIKSAKTEPTKAKRIAQAVNALSKGWHFGIMMQMQKKDRKDLLG; encoded by the coding sequence ATGGTTCGTTTTACCACTACTATATTACAATTTGCTGAGCAGGGAGAAAAAACCGGCTGGACTTATATTGAACTGGATGCTTCCATTGCACAAAAATTAAAACCGGGAAATAAAAAATCGTTCCGCGTTAAAGGTAAGCTGGATGATCATCCCATAAAAGGCATTGCATTAATGCCAATGGGTGATGGAAAATTTATAATGGCGCTAAATGCCACTATACGAAAGGAAATTGGTAAACGAAAAGGTGCTACACTAAAAGTGGCTATTGAAGAAGATAAAGAGGAGACAACGGTACCGCAGGAATTACTGGAATGTTTGCAGGATGAACCGAAAGCTTTTGAGAATTTTAAAAAACTTACCAAAGGGCATCAGAATTATTATGGCAATTGGATAAAGAGTGCCAAAACAGAACCTACCAAAGCCAAACGTATTGCACAAGCAGTAAATGCGTTAAGTAAAGGCTGGCATTTTGGAATTATGATGCAGATGCAAAAGAAGGATCGTAAAGACCTGTTGGGTTAA
- a CDS encoding DUF2911 domain-containing protein: MKQFIICIVIFLSYSSTQAQFLTALQNGGNKKAMVGEHIGITEVEINYDRPGVKGREGKIWGSLVPYGFNALGFGTSKASPWRAGANENTTIEFSGDVKIEGKDLPAGKYAFFIAVGKDESTIIFSKTNSAWGSFFYDSTKDALRVSVKNKPLEKEVEWLKYEFTDETTNSAVVALEWEYLSIPFKIEVDVNKGQIESFRRELISQRGFDWKAWEYAAEWCADNNTNLDEALQWADYSINGTFVGEKNFKTLSVKSRLLQLMGKPAEADSVMKEAMPLGSISDVHNYARQLLTNKRTKEACAAFRANYKKFPNQFTTNVGMARCLSAEGNYKEALKYANIALPQAPDMINKNNMQTIIEKLKAGKDIN, encoded by the coding sequence ATGAAACAGTTTATTATTTGCATAGTGATCTTCCTTTCTTATTCATCTACACAGGCACAGTTTTTAACTGCACTTCAAAATGGCGGTAATAAAAAAGCAATGGTTGGCGAACATATTGGTATTACGGAAGTAGAAATTAATTATGACCGTCCGGGCGTTAAGGGAAGAGAAGGAAAGATATGGGGATCGTTGGTTCCTTATGGCTTTAATGCATTGGGCTTTGGTACCAGCAAAGCTTCACCATGGCGTGCAGGTGCAAATGAAAATACAACAATAGAATTTTCCGGTGATGTAAAAATAGAAGGCAAGGATCTGCCTGCAGGTAAATATGCATTCTTTATTGCGGTAGGTAAAGATGAATCGACAATAATTTTTTCTAAAACCAATTCCGCTTGGGGAAGCTTCTTTTATGATTCTACCAAAGATGCATTAAGAGTGTCTGTAAAAAACAAGCCTTTAGAAAAAGAAGTGGAATGGCTGAAATATGAATTTACTGATGAAACGACTAACAGTGCTGTTGTTGCACTGGAGTGGGAATACCTTTCTATTCCTTTTAAAATAGAAGTGGATGTTAATAAAGGCCAGATCGAATCTTTCAGACGTGAATTAATTAGCCAAAGAGGTTTTGATTGGAAAGCTTGGGAGTATGCTGCAGAGTGGTGTGCTGATAATAATACCAATTTGGATGAAGCGCTGCAATGGGCTGATTATTCTATTAACGGAACATTTGTAGGAGAAAAGAATTTTAAAACATTATCTGTAAAATCAAGACTGTTGCAGCTTATGGGTAAACCGGCGGAGGCTGATTCAGTGATGAAAGAAGCAATGCCATTGGGATCTATAAGCGATGTACACAATTATGCAAGGCAATTATTAACGAACAAACGTACAAAAGAAGCTTGTGCAGCTTTCAGGGCAAACTATAAAAAGTTTCCGAACCAATTTACTACCAATGTGGGTATGGCACGTTGCTTAAGCGCAGAAGGAAATTACAAGGAAGCACTAAAATATGCAAACATTGCCTTGCCACAGGCTCCTGATATGATCAATAAAAACAACATGCAAACAATAATTGAAAAATTAAAAGCAGGTAAGGATATTAATTAA
- a CDS encoding agmatine deiminase family protein, with product MTPNYLGFRFPAEFEKHDACWLSWPHKEASWPGKIEKIYPYYSQFVKELTQSEIVRINVNDEAMKSFAVGHLQKTNVDLDKVEFYFHPTNDAWCRDHGPAFLINPTTKQKAIVDWNYNAWGNKYPPYDLDDVIPTLIGKQFNLQVFNPGIVMEGGSVEFNGKGTILTSTACLLNPNRNPQLDQQQIEKYLCDYYGAEQVLWIDEGIVGDDTDGHIDDTVRFVNEDTVLTVIEENKNDENYALLQHNLKQLQQLRLLNDKQLNIVELPMPDAVVYEDQRLPASYANFYIANHAVIVPVFNCAKDDKALQIIQECFPTRKVVGINSVDIIWGLGSFHCMSQQEPSV from the coding sequence ATGACTCCAAATTATTTAGGCTTTCGCTTTCCTGCAGAATTTGAAAAACATGATGCGTGCTGGCTTAGCTGGCCGCATAAAGAAGCATCGTGGCCGGGAAAGATAGAAAAGATATATCCTTATTATTCGCAGTTTGTAAAAGAGCTTACGCAAAGTGAAATTGTTCGCATCAATGTAAATGATGAAGCAATGAAAAGTTTTGCTGTGGGGCATTTACAAAAAACTAACGTTGATCTGGATAAAGTTGAATTTTATTTTCATCCTACCAATGATGCCTGGTGCAGGGATCATGGACCTGCATTTCTCATCAATCCAACAACAAAGCAAAAAGCAATTGTTGACTGGAATTATAATGCGTGGGGCAACAAATATCCTCCATACGATCTGGATGATGTAATTCCTACATTGATCGGCAAGCAATTTAATTTGCAGGTATTCAATCCGGGTATTGTTATGGAAGGAGGTTCGGTAGAGTTCAATGGTAAAGGAACAATACTTACTTCGACCGCCTGTTTATTAAATCCTAATCGCAATCCGCAACTTGATCAACAACAGATAGAAAAATACTTGTGCGATTATTACGGCGCTGAACAAGTACTTTGGATAGATGAGGGCATTGTTGGTGATGATACGGACGGACATATTGATGATACCGTTCGTTTTGTGAATGAAGATACTGTGCTGACTGTTATTGAAGAGAATAAGAACGATGAGAATTACGCATTACTTCAACATAATTTAAAACAATTACAACAACTGCGTTTATTAAACGACAAGCAATTGAATATTGTTGAGTTGCCGATGCCGGATGCTGTTGTTTATGAAGATCAGCGCCTGCCTGCATCTTACGCTAATTTCTATATTGCCAATCATGCCGTGATCGTTCCGGTATTTAATTGTGCTAAAGATGATAAAGCATTGCAGATAATACAGGAATGTTTTCCTACAAGAAAAGTGGTTGGTATCAATTCTGTCGATATCATCTGGGGATTGGGAAGCTTTCATTGCATGAGCCAGCAGGAGCCTTCGGTTTAA
- a CDS encoding carbon-nitrogen hydrolase — protein sequence MSKVKVALVQVSCVADKQSNLAKAIEKIKEAAAKGAQIVCLQELFTSLYFCDVEDYENFKLAEAIPGPSTEAISKVAAEHNVVVIASLFEKRTQGIYHNTTAVIDADGTYVGKYRKMHIPDDPAFYEKFYFTPGDLGYKIFKTKFATFGVLICWDQWYPEAARITSLMGAEILFYPTAIGWATSQDEATNNEQYNAWQTIQRSHAVANGVHVVSVNRVGFEQDGAMKFWGGSFVSNPFGNLIYQASHDTEETTVVEIDLAKTDSYRTHWPFMRDRRIDSYQPITKRFIDED from the coding sequence ATGAGCAAAGTAAAAGTAGCCTTGGTACAGGTGAGCTGCGTTGCCGATAAGCAAAGCAATCTTGCCAAAGCCATCGAAAAAATAAAAGAAGCTGCTGCAAAAGGTGCACAAATAGTATGCTTGCAGGAGTTGTTTACTTCGTTGTACTTCTGTGATGTGGAAGATTACGAAAATTTCAAGCTGGCAGAAGCCATCCCCGGTCCATCTACCGAAGCCATCAGCAAAGTAGCTGCCGAACATAATGTAGTAGTGATCGCCTCTTTATTTGAAAAAAGAACACAGGGCATTTACCATAATACTACTGCAGTGATAGATGCGGACGGAACCTATGTAGGCAAGTATCGTAAAATGCATATTCCTGATGATCCTGCATTTTATGAGAAATTCTATTTTACTCCCGGCGATTTAGGCTACAAAATATTTAAAACAAAGTTTGCAACATTCGGTGTATTGATATGCTGGGATCAATGGTATCCTGAAGCAGCAAGAATTACATCGTTGATGGGCGCCGAAATATTATTCTACCCTACGGCTATTGGTTGGGCAACATCGCAGGATGAAGCAACCAACAACGAACAATACAATGCATGGCAAACCATTCAACGCAGTCATGCTGTTGCCAATGGCGTACACGTAGTAAGTGTAAACCGTGTTGGGTTTGAACAGGATGGAGCAATGAAATTCTGGGGGGGCTCCTTTGTTTCCAATCCTTTTGGAAATTTAATTTACCAGGCATCGCACGATACAGAAGAAACTACTGTTGTTGAAATTGATCTGGCAAAAACAGATAGTTATCGTACGCACTGGCCGTTCATGCGTGACAGAAGGATCGACTCTTACCAACCCATTACCAAACGTTTTATTGACGAAGATTAA
- the scpB gene encoding SMC-Scp complex subunit ScpB, which translates to MELSQIIPHIEALIFASEKPLTTLELVDLLNNALAFIEDRATLEQIEAAIEGIREKYSGEFYSFEMVQSGGGWQFLTKKEYHKTVAQLNGDKFLKRLSTASLETLAIIAYKQPITKSEIESIRGVNCDYAVQKLLEKDLIIISGRNEEAVGKPLIYSTSKSFMDYFGINGPDDLPKISEVLMEELVQATIVSEAEAAIEPMEEQLEGVNEEIVEQEIVNDEPAQDDKQSET; encoded by the coding sequence ATGGAACTTTCACAGATAATACCACATATTGAGGCATTGATATTTGCCAGTGAAAAGCCACTTACAACCTTAGAGTTGGTGGACTTGCTGAATAATGCGTTGGCTTTTATTGAAGACAGAGCAACATTGGAACAGATAGAAGCTGCAATAGAAGGTATTCGTGAAAAGTACAGCGGTGAGTTTTATTCTTTTGAAATGGTGCAAAGCGGTGGCGGCTGGCAGTTTCTTACAAAGAAAGAATATCATAAAACGGTTGCACAATTAAACGGCGATAAGTTTTTAAAACGTCTTTCTACTGCATCGTTGGAAACTTTGGCAATTATTGCATACAAGCAACCGATCACCAAAAGTGAGATCGAATCGATCCGTGGTGTTAACTGCGATTATGCAGTACAAAAGTTATTGGAAAAAGATCTCATCATTATTTCAGGAAGAAATGAAGAAGCTGTTGGTAAGCCGCTGATATACTCAACATCTAAATCATTTATGGATTATTTTGGAATTAATGGCCCTGATGATCTACCCAAGATAAGTGAAGTGTTGATGGAAGAGTTGGTACAGGCAACAATAGTGTCAGAGGCTGAAGCAGCAATTGAACCAATGGAAGAACAATTGGAAGGAGTGAATGAAGAAATAGTAGAACAGGAAATTGTGAATGACGAGCCTGCACAAGATGACAAGCAATCAGAAACGTAA
- the lysA gene encoding diaminopimelate decarboxylase has translation MSQVLSHQQLKEIAEEFGTPVYVYHAERITEQYKKLTDAFAKTDTRFFYACKALTNVNILKHIKSIGASVDCSSINEVKLAVLAGFAPSNILYTSNGIDFAEIEEAVKEGVHINIDSLHNLEKFGKKYGHSYPVGIRLRPNILAGGNLKISTGHDKSKFGIPVDQLDNILSLVKQYDIFIRNLHIHTGSEIKDVDVFVKGIEVLFDIIPQFNELESIDLGGGFKVPYKKHDYETDIHLLAQKVGEAFANHPNPNRKHLQVWFEPGKFMVSECGYLITGVNVLKETNATVFAGVNSGFNHLIRPMFYDAYHHIENISNPDGEEKKYSIVGNICETDTFAWDRKLPEIRENDLLVFYNAGAYGFEMSSNFNSRYKPAEVLVKDGKAQLIRKRDVFEDLLRNQVIG, from the coding sequence ATGTCCCAGGTATTATCACATCAACAATTAAAAGAAATTGCCGAAGAATTTGGTACACCCGTATATGTGTATCATGCAGAACGTATAACAGAGCAATACAAAAAATTGACAGATGCTTTTGCAAAAACAGATACAAGATTTTTCTACGCTTGTAAAGCGCTTACCAACGTTAATATATTAAAACATATAAAAAGCATTGGTGCCAGTGTTGATTGCAGTTCTATTAATGAAGTAAAACTGGCTGTGCTGGCAGGTTTTGCACCTTCAAACATTTTATATACTTCCAACGGAATTGATTTTGCAGAAATAGAGGAAGCTGTAAAAGAAGGAGTGCATATTAATATCGACAGCCTTCATAACCTTGAAAAATTTGGCAAAAAATACGGGCACAGTTATCCTGTTGGTATTCGCTTACGCCCAAATATTTTGGCGGGTGGTAATTTGAAAATTTCAACAGGGCATGATAAAAGTAAATTCGGAATACCTGTTGACCAGCTCGATAATATACTATCATTGGTAAAACAATATGATATTTTTATCCGCAACCTGCACATACACACCGGTAGTGAGATCAAAGATGTTGACGTTTTTGTAAAAGGCATTGAAGTGTTGTTTGATATCATTCCTCAGTTCAATGAGCTCGAATCAATTGATCTGGGTGGTGGTTTTAAAGTGCCGTATAAAAAACACGACTATGAAACAGATATACATTTATTGGCGCAAAAAGTAGGAGAAGCGTTTGCGAATCATCCTAACCCCAATAGAAAGCATTTGCAGGTATGGTTTGAACCGGGTAAATTCATGGTAAGCGAATGTGGTTATTTAATTACTGGTGTAAATGTTTTAAAAGAGACGAACGCCACAGTATTTGCCGGCGTTAACAGCGGTTTCAATCATTTGATCCGCCCGATGTTTTACGATGCCTATCATCATATAGAGAACATAAGCAATCCTGACGGTGAAGAAAAAAAATATTCCATTGTTGGTAATATTTGTGAAACCGACACTTTTGCCTGGGATAGAAAACTCCCTGAAATACGTGAAAATGATCTGCTGGTATTTTATAATGCAGGCGCTTACGGATTTGAAATGTCTTCTAATTTTAATTCCCGCTATAAGCCTGCTGAAGTGTTGGTGAAAGATGGTAAAGCGCAGCTTATACGCAAAAGAGATGTATTTGAGGACCTGTTACGTAATCAGGTAATTGGATAA
- a CDS encoding DsbA family protein has translation MAFKKETVEIIEPRNVFVGNPKATVTLEEFGEYESEACAKANEVVKQLLEDFDGDIRFNFRHFPLTTIHQRSLKAGEAAVATAQQGKFWEMHNILFANRRNLGTTSLKLYSKEAGVVNKHFLDDLVNATYGWQVQGDLREGLDRGVKDVPTFFINGERYVGKPTFDGLSKALKDALKKTKKKPASKAAKQRA, from the coding sequence ATGGCATTTAAGAAAGAAACAGTAGAGATAATCGAGCCTAGAAATGTATTTGTGGGCAATCCAAAAGCGACAGTTACTTTAGAAGAATTTGGCGAATACGAAAGTGAAGCGTGTGCTAAAGCAAACGAAGTGGTAAAACAATTACTGGAAGACTTTGACGGAGATATCCGTTTCAATTTCCGCCATTTTCCATTAACTACTATTCATCAACGCAGTTTAAAAGCAGGTGAAGCAGCTGTAGCTACAGCGCAACAAGGTAAGTTTTGGGAAATGCACAATATACTTTTCGCCAATCGCCGCAATTTGGGAACTACCAGTTTAAAACTATATTCAAAAGAAGCAGGTGTTGTTAATAAGCATTTCCTGGATGATCTGGTGAATGCAACGTATGGCTGGCAGGTACAAGGCGATCTGCGTGAAGGCTTGGATCGTGGAGTAAAAGATGTTCCAACATTCTTTATTAACGGTGAACGCTATGTAGGCAAGCCAACTTTTGATGGTTTAAGCAAAGCGTTAAAAGATGCCTTGAAAAAAACTAAAAAGAAACCGGCTTCAAAAGCTGCTAAACAAAGAGCATAA
- the atpG gene encoding ATP synthase F1 subunit gamma, with protein MSGALKEVRNRIKSVQSTQQITKAMKMVSAAKLRRAQDAITQMRPYAQKLQEMLANIVSSGEGDVNIDLAVERPVEKVLIIVVTSDRGLCGGYNSNLIKLAKQVIADKYSSQQQKGNVQILPIGKKGYEHFAKNKFNVIDKFWDIFTGLSFDKVQAAAQYARDAFANKEFDAVEVIYSEFKNAATQQFIAEQFLPVKKVEAQAGQKKADFIYEPGKAELVTELIPKILNTQLYKAVLDANASEHGARMTAMDKASDNANELLKSLKISYNRARQAAITTELTEIVSGAAALQG; from the coding sequence ATGAGTGGTGCTTTAAAAGAAGTTCGTAACCGGATAAAATCAGTTCAAAGTACGCAGCAGATAACCAAAGCAATGAAAATGGTGAGTGCTGCCAAGTTACGTCGTGCACAGGATGCTATTACACAAATGCGCCCATATGCGCAAAAGTTACAGGAAATGCTGGCTAACATTGTAAGCAGCGGCGAAGGTGATGTAAACATAGACCTGGCAGTTGAACGCCCGGTAGAAAAAGTATTGATCATTGTGGTTACCAGCGATAGAGGTCTTTGTGGTGGTTACAATAGTAATCTTATTAAATTAGCGAAACAGGTCATCGCTGATAAATACAGCAGTCAACAGCAAAAAGGAAATGTTCAGATATTACCGATCGGTAAAAAAGGATATGAGCATTTTGCGAAGAATAAATTCAATGTAATCGATAAATTCTGGGATATATTTACAGGCTTGAGCTTTGATAAGGTGCAGGCTGCTGCTCAATATGCAAGAGATGCATTTGCGAATAAAGAATTTGATGCGGTAGAGGTTATTTACAGTGAGTTTAAAAATGCGGCTACTCAACAGTTTATTGCCGAACAATTTTTACCTGTAAAAAAAGTAGAGGCACAAGCAGGACAAAAGAAAGCCGATTTCATTTACGAACCGGGCAAAGCAGAACTGGTAACAGAATTGATCCCTAAAATATTGAACACGCAATTATACAAAGCGGTGTTGGACGCAAATGCAAGTGAACATGGGGCTAGAATGACAGCGATGGACAAAGCGAGCGACAATGCCAATGAGTTATTAAAATCTTTAAAGATCAGTTACAACCGTGCGAGACAGGCGGCTATTACAACCGAATTAACGGAAATTGTAAGCGGTGCCGCAGCATTACAGGGATAA